Proteins found in one Micropterus dolomieu isolate WLL.071019.BEF.003 ecotype Adirondacks linkage group LG10, ASM2129224v1, whole genome shotgun sequence genomic segment:
- the syne2a gene encoding nesprin-2a isoform X2, with the protein MASGGAEEDDGGIPLDIDNVHMLLQVEHEQIQKRTFTNWINAQLSKRCPPSYVSDLFSDIRNGSQLLDLLEVMTGQPMKRQRGRGVFQQRANIETALNFLKRKSIKLVNINISDIIDGRPSIILGLIWTIILHCHIEELASTLSFSSCHSSLDSLASLDSWSGSPVPASPVPAGRTSPLHRRFRMSAKKALLMWVRDQCQKVGCSVSMKDFRSSWRSGVAFLAILCSLRPQLVDLSLVQSRSNQENLEEAFHLAERELHIPRLLEPQDVDVKDPDEKSIMTYVAQFLQYSNDMPAPDDHLQLFPPVQPFSPSPVNLPAHFTPAIAVSPLRQVSPSERILEMTCWLHQAYQELSEAQMATEMSSYAEKYQVFQNLADSFTEQRRPVMSLLAAIRRCPELSQEQCALVTAWDHLEEELQRRKADLDSSLPSPLNSVVVWLQRAEAALTEDGGITQDHADAAKKARAQQDMLKTLIKEMSHHMNILDTYDNMDDSGNVVVPLEKFDEIKRRLTNIRVTAKYQGIKLEYQESCHTVLDLLGSINAKLQTWKSPYTSQDTVLVLLQDWHETVERQGQLLILMDALQNLKEKANAYTGKAALSQDSQLITRQVKGAEGEAELVTQAVTAVRGTMERVVSAWEIYNKCLPSLQTWVAQNIQSHTQTPAVETQDMGEWTSCQAKLNEAGNLLIEVTESSTSLTLAEQLRKVNMQWAECMKRKMFEVSSEPSVGPSCLQMVYSLTQEASWLLRQPLEVASVPLKANRQKLQLLSKKMAEVDFSSLSPSQDFQTSHIENLQQNLPQMLAEADRTCRELQRAASRLEGHLAELERWSTEALDCLQHLKGKKHRGHSASEPMAKVLISRGLHLENQVITEGQDLQDFVVQVQKTCPLQHLSASSLQDRISEAVSHCQEILGMFRSFGFPRDVETAHQTQRQPDAGLFVVARTKHVDQIGKVMLQIQDPNQVSHRTIGLQVWPIKQHTNKEDGPTIVIPNVQIKMQPQPLKEPVHPLAQTVEGAKFSKSHTQTTSPSQNDGPKNPKHPVREEKQSSPPSPTQISKPRVSVLQSNKTSPWQPLMVHGEVHSKAKSMARSRLEKARFRLQGRIQQAMKLFGGKEISETQAKRKQKALKILQPAILEEFLDAVEGLGAFCAGPQLQDLILLSDSVRKQWEDVRREMAAFVPILWSKIRVGKQSFSVVQCETQTNALHEATDHTDLESLPQKQAVVDGAASVEEWAESLEELCETLTPRKSSCLATDQLRESDEAQETQPSDTMLPSDWGRPLHGKTPLRATGILADTR; encoded by the exons TGGAACATGAACAGATTCAGAAAAGGACATTCACCAACTGGATAAATGCTCAACTCTCTAAG AGATGCCCTCCCTCATATGTGTCAGACCTCTTTTCTGACATCAGAAATGGGTCACAGCTGCTCGACCTGTTGGAGGTGATGACTGGCCAACCGATG AAACGACAAAGAGGCCGTGGGGTTTTCCAGCAGAGGGCCAACATTGAAACAGCACTGAACTTTCTCAAGAGAAAATCT ATCAAATTGGTGAACATAAACATCTCAGATATCATAGATGGACGGCCCTCCATCATCCTCGGACTTATATGGACAATCATCCTCCACTGTCAT ATTGAGGAGCTGGCCAGCACTCTCTCCTTCAGCTCTTGTCATTCCTCCCTCGACTCTTTGGCCAGCCTGGACTCCTGGTCAGGGAGCCCAGTCCCAGCTAGTCCGGTCCCTGCAGGCCGGACATCGCCTCTCCACAGACGCTTCCGAATGTCCGCCAAGAAGGCCCTGCTCATGTGGGTCAGGGACCAATGCCAAAA gGTTGGATGCTCTGTCAGTATGAAGGACTTCAGGTCGAGCTGGAGAAGTGGTGTTGCCTTCTTGGCCATCCTGTGTTCTCTCAGACCGCAGCTGGTTGATCTCTCACTGGTCCAGTCCAGAAGCAACCAGGAGAACCTGGAAGAGGCGTTCCACCTGGCTGAGAGGGAGCTCCACATCCCCCGCCTGTTGGAGCCACAGG ATGTTGATGTTAAAGACCCAGATGAGAAGTCCATTATGACTTACGTAGCTCAGTTTCTGCAGTATTCCAATGACATGCCAGCACCTGATGACCATCTGCAG CTGTTTCCTCCAGTCCAACCCTTTTCTCCCTCACCTGTGAACTTGCCTGCTCACTTCACTCCAGCAATTGCTGTCTCACCCTTACGTCAG gtCTCTCCAAGTGAGCGAATACTAGAGATGACTTGCTGGCTGCATCAAGCCTACCAGGAACTGTCAGAGGCACAGATGGCTACAGAAATGTCGAGCTATGCAGAAAAATATCAG GTGTTTCAGAACCTCGCTGACTCCTTCACTGAGCAAAGGAGACCAGTGATGAGCCTCCTTGCTGCCATAAGACGCTGCCCTGAGCTGAGCCAAGAGCAGTGTGCGCTCGTGACAGCGTGGGATCATCTGGAAGAGGAG CTGCAGAGACGTAAAGCAGACCTGGACTCAAgtcttccttctcctctgaaCTCTGTTGTTGTATGGCTGCAGCGTGCAGAGGCAGCATTAACAGAAGATGGAGGAATAACGCAAGATCACGCAGATGCTGCAAAAAAAGCAAGAGCTCAACAAGACATGCTaaag acTTTAATTAAGGAGATGAGCCACCACATGAATATCCTTGACACTTATGACAACATGGATGACTCAGGGAACGTAGTAGTGCCCCTTGAAAAGTTTGATGAGATAAAAAGACG TTTAACCAATATCCGAGTCACAGCCAAGTATCAAGGGATCAAGTTAGAATACCAGGAATCCTGTCACACTGTACTGGATCTTCTGGGCAGCATCAATGCTAAGCTTCAGACCTGGAAATCGCCCTACACTTCCCAGGATACAGTACTTGTGCTTCTGCAGGACTGGCAT GAAACAGTGGAGCGCCAAGGCCAGCTTTTGATTCTGATGGATGCGCTCCAAAACCtgaaagaaaaggcaaatgCTTACACTGGCAAGGCAGCACTAA GTCAAGATTCCCAGCTTATTACTCGCCAGGTGAAGGGAGCAGAAGGTGAAGCTGAATTGGTCACACAGGCTGTGACGGCTGTGAGAGGGACGATGGAGAGAGTGGTGTCTGCGTGGGAGATTTACAACAAATGCCTTCCTTCTCTCCAGACATGGGTGGCACAGAACATACAATCGCACACCCAGACTCCTGCTGTAGAGACGCAG GATATGGGTGAGTGGACTTCATGTCAGGCTAAGTTAAATGAGGCGGGAAATTTGCTCATTGAAGTGACAGAATCTTCAACCAGCCTCACTCTGGCCGAGCAACTCAGGAAGGTCAACATGCAGTGGGCTGAATGCATGAAGAGGAAAATGTTT GAAGTGTCATCAGAGCCCAGTGTTGGTCCGAGCTGTCTTCAAATGGTGTATTCACTGACCCAGGAGGCCAGCTGGCTACTGAGGCAGCCACTGGAGGTGGCCTCAGTCCCACTGAAGGCTAACAGACAGAAACTACAG CTACTGAGTAAAAAGATGGCTGAGGTGGACTTTTCATCTCTCAGTCCATCCCAAGACTTTCAAACAAGCCACATAGAGAACCTCCAGCAAAATCTCCCACAG ATGCTTGCTGAAGCAGATAGGACATGTAGAGAGCTACAGCGGGCTGCGTCCAGGCTGGAGGGCCATTTGGCTGAGCTGGAACGCTGGAGCACAGAGGCCCTGGACTGTCTCCAGCACCTAAAGGGGAAAAAGCACAGAGGACACTCTGCATCGGAACCTATGGCCAAA GTACTGATCTCTCGAGGCTTGCATCTAGAGAACCAGGTTATAACTGAGGGACAGGATCTGCAGGATTTTGTGGTTCAAGTTCAGAAAACCTGTCCTCTGCAGCACCTCAGCGCCTCTTCATTGCAGGACAGGATCTCAGAGGCAGTCTCCCACTGCCAG gaGATTCTTGGAATGTTTAGGTCATTTGGGTTTCCGCGAGATGTGGAAACAGCCcatcaaacacagagacagcCAGACGCAGGGTTATTTGTTGTGGCCAGAACCAAACATGTAGACCAGATTGGGAAAGTTATGCTGCAAATCCAGGACCCAAATcaggtttcacacaggacaatAGGTCTCCAGGTTTGGCCTATAAAGCAACACACGAACAAAGAGGATGGACCAACCATTGTTATACCCAATGTCCAAATCAAAATGCAGCCTCAGCCTTTGAAGGAACCAGTACATCCTCTTGCTCAAACTGTAGAAGGGGCTAAATTTTCAAAATCCCACACTCAAACTACAAGTCCAAGTCAAAATGATGGACCAAAGAACCCAAAACACCCAGTCCGAGAGGAAAAGCAAAGCTCACCCCCCTCACCAACTCAGATATCGAAACCCAGAGTAAGCGTTCTACAGAGTAATAAAACATCTCCATGGCAACCTCTCATGGTCCACGGTGAAGTTCATTCGAAAGCAAAGTCAATGGCGAGGAGCAGACTGGAGAAGGCCCGGTTTCGTCTGCAAGGACGCATCCAGCAAGCCATGAAGTTATTTGGGGGCAAAGAGATTTCAGAGACACAAGCCAAGAGGAAACAG AAAGCTTTAAAGATTCTGCAGCCTGCCATCCTCGAGGAGTTCCTGGATGCAGTGGAGGGTTTGGGGGCCTTTTGCGCTGGGCCCCAACTCCAGGACTTGATACTCCTCTCTGACTCAGTCAGAAAGCAGTGGGAG GATGTACGCAGAGAAATGGCTGCCTTTGTTCCCATCTTATGGTCTAAGATCAGAGTTGGAAAGCAGTCATTTTCTGTTGTGCAATGTGAAACGCAAACTAACGCTCTGCATGAAGCCACTGACCACACTGACCTTGAGTCTTTGCCGCAGAAACAG GCTGTCGTAGATGGAGCTGCATCTGTCGAGGAATGGGCTGAATCGCTCGAGGAGCTGTGTGAAACTCTAACACCAAGAAAATCCTCCTGCCTAGCAACAGATCAACTGAGGGAGTCAGATGAAGCACAGGAGACACAACCCAGTGACACAATGCTCCCATCTGACTG GGGACGGCCGCTCCATGGAAAGACCCCGCTGAGAGCGACTGGCATATTGGCCGACACGCGGTAG
- the syne2a gene encoding nesprin-2a isoform X1 produces the protein MASGGAEEDDGGIPLDIDNVHMLLQVEHEQIQKRTFTNWINAQLSKRCPPSYVSDLFSDIRNGSQLLDLLEVMTGQPMKRQRGRGVFQQRANIETALNFLKRKSIKLVNINISDIIDGRPSIILGLIWTIILHCHIEELASTLSFSSCHSSLDSLASLDSWSGSPVPASPVPAGRTSPLHRRFRMSAKKALLMWVRDQCQKVGCSVSMKDFRSSWRSGVAFLAILCSLRPQLVDLSLVQSRSNQENLEEAFHLAERELHIPRLLEPQDVDVKDPDEKSIMTYVAQFLQYSNDMPAPDDHLQLFPPVQPFSPSPVNLPAHFTPAIAVSPLRQVSPSERILEMTCWLHQAYQELSEAQMATEMSSYAEKYQVFQNLADSFTEQRRPVMSLLAAIRRCPELSQEQCALVTAWDHLEEELQRRKADLDSSLPSPLNSVVVWLQRAEAALTEDGGITQDHADAAKKARAQQDMLKTLIKEMSHHMNILDTYDNMDDSGNVVVPLEKFDEIKRRLTNIRVTAKYQGIKLEYQESCHTVLDLLGSINAKLQTWKSPYTSQDTVLVLLQDWHETVERQGQLLILMDALQNLKEKANAYTGKAALSQDSQLITRQVKGAEGEAELVTQAVTAVRGTMERVVSAWEIYNKCLPSLQTWVAQNIQSHTQTPAVETQDMGEWTSCQAKLNEAGNLLIEVTESSTSLTLAEQLRKVNMQWAECMKRKMFEVSSEPSVGPSCLQMVYSLTQEASWLLRQPLEVASVPLKANRQKLQLLSKKMAEVDFSSLSPSQDFQTSHIENLQQNLPQMLAEADRTCRELQRAASRLEGHLAELERWSTEALDCLQHLKGKKHRGHSASEPMAKVLISRGLHLENQVITEGQDLQDFVVQVQKTCPLQHLSASSLQDRISEAVSHCQEILGMFRSFGFPRDVETAHQTQRQPDAGLFVVARTKHVDQIGKVMLQIQDPNQVSHRTIGLQVWPIKQHTNKEDGPTIVIPNVQIKMQPQPLKEPVHPLAQTVEGAKFSKSHTQTTSPSQNDGPKNPKHPVREEKQSSPPSPTQISKPRVSVLQSNKTSPWQPLMVHGEVHSKAKSMARSRLEKARFRLQGRIQQAMKLFGGKEISETQAKRKQKALKILQPAILEEFLDAVEGLGAFCAGPQLQDLILLSDSVRKQWEDVRREMAAFVPILWSKIRVGKQSFSVVQCETQTNALHEATDHTDLESLPQKQAVVDGAASVEEWAESLEELCETLTPRKSSCLATDQLRESDEAQETQPSDTMLPSDCRGRPLHGKTPLRATGILADTR, from the exons TGGAACATGAACAGATTCAGAAAAGGACATTCACCAACTGGATAAATGCTCAACTCTCTAAG AGATGCCCTCCCTCATATGTGTCAGACCTCTTTTCTGACATCAGAAATGGGTCACAGCTGCTCGACCTGTTGGAGGTGATGACTGGCCAACCGATG AAACGACAAAGAGGCCGTGGGGTTTTCCAGCAGAGGGCCAACATTGAAACAGCACTGAACTTTCTCAAGAGAAAATCT ATCAAATTGGTGAACATAAACATCTCAGATATCATAGATGGACGGCCCTCCATCATCCTCGGACTTATATGGACAATCATCCTCCACTGTCAT ATTGAGGAGCTGGCCAGCACTCTCTCCTTCAGCTCTTGTCATTCCTCCCTCGACTCTTTGGCCAGCCTGGACTCCTGGTCAGGGAGCCCAGTCCCAGCTAGTCCGGTCCCTGCAGGCCGGACATCGCCTCTCCACAGACGCTTCCGAATGTCCGCCAAGAAGGCCCTGCTCATGTGGGTCAGGGACCAATGCCAAAA gGTTGGATGCTCTGTCAGTATGAAGGACTTCAGGTCGAGCTGGAGAAGTGGTGTTGCCTTCTTGGCCATCCTGTGTTCTCTCAGACCGCAGCTGGTTGATCTCTCACTGGTCCAGTCCAGAAGCAACCAGGAGAACCTGGAAGAGGCGTTCCACCTGGCTGAGAGGGAGCTCCACATCCCCCGCCTGTTGGAGCCACAGG ATGTTGATGTTAAAGACCCAGATGAGAAGTCCATTATGACTTACGTAGCTCAGTTTCTGCAGTATTCCAATGACATGCCAGCACCTGATGACCATCTGCAG CTGTTTCCTCCAGTCCAACCCTTTTCTCCCTCACCTGTGAACTTGCCTGCTCACTTCACTCCAGCAATTGCTGTCTCACCCTTACGTCAG gtCTCTCCAAGTGAGCGAATACTAGAGATGACTTGCTGGCTGCATCAAGCCTACCAGGAACTGTCAGAGGCACAGATGGCTACAGAAATGTCGAGCTATGCAGAAAAATATCAG GTGTTTCAGAACCTCGCTGACTCCTTCACTGAGCAAAGGAGACCAGTGATGAGCCTCCTTGCTGCCATAAGACGCTGCCCTGAGCTGAGCCAAGAGCAGTGTGCGCTCGTGACAGCGTGGGATCATCTGGAAGAGGAG CTGCAGAGACGTAAAGCAGACCTGGACTCAAgtcttccttctcctctgaaCTCTGTTGTTGTATGGCTGCAGCGTGCAGAGGCAGCATTAACAGAAGATGGAGGAATAACGCAAGATCACGCAGATGCTGCAAAAAAAGCAAGAGCTCAACAAGACATGCTaaag acTTTAATTAAGGAGATGAGCCACCACATGAATATCCTTGACACTTATGACAACATGGATGACTCAGGGAACGTAGTAGTGCCCCTTGAAAAGTTTGATGAGATAAAAAGACG TTTAACCAATATCCGAGTCACAGCCAAGTATCAAGGGATCAAGTTAGAATACCAGGAATCCTGTCACACTGTACTGGATCTTCTGGGCAGCATCAATGCTAAGCTTCAGACCTGGAAATCGCCCTACACTTCCCAGGATACAGTACTTGTGCTTCTGCAGGACTGGCAT GAAACAGTGGAGCGCCAAGGCCAGCTTTTGATTCTGATGGATGCGCTCCAAAACCtgaaagaaaaggcaaatgCTTACACTGGCAAGGCAGCACTAA GTCAAGATTCCCAGCTTATTACTCGCCAGGTGAAGGGAGCAGAAGGTGAAGCTGAATTGGTCACACAGGCTGTGACGGCTGTGAGAGGGACGATGGAGAGAGTGGTGTCTGCGTGGGAGATTTACAACAAATGCCTTCCTTCTCTCCAGACATGGGTGGCACAGAACATACAATCGCACACCCAGACTCCTGCTGTAGAGACGCAG GATATGGGTGAGTGGACTTCATGTCAGGCTAAGTTAAATGAGGCGGGAAATTTGCTCATTGAAGTGACAGAATCTTCAACCAGCCTCACTCTGGCCGAGCAACTCAGGAAGGTCAACATGCAGTGGGCTGAATGCATGAAGAGGAAAATGTTT GAAGTGTCATCAGAGCCCAGTGTTGGTCCGAGCTGTCTTCAAATGGTGTATTCACTGACCCAGGAGGCCAGCTGGCTACTGAGGCAGCCACTGGAGGTGGCCTCAGTCCCACTGAAGGCTAACAGACAGAAACTACAG CTACTGAGTAAAAAGATGGCTGAGGTGGACTTTTCATCTCTCAGTCCATCCCAAGACTTTCAAACAAGCCACATAGAGAACCTCCAGCAAAATCTCCCACAG ATGCTTGCTGAAGCAGATAGGACATGTAGAGAGCTACAGCGGGCTGCGTCCAGGCTGGAGGGCCATTTGGCTGAGCTGGAACGCTGGAGCACAGAGGCCCTGGACTGTCTCCAGCACCTAAAGGGGAAAAAGCACAGAGGACACTCTGCATCGGAACCTATGGCCAAA GTACTGATCTCTCGAGGCTTGCATCTAGAGAACCAGGTTATAACTGAGGGACAGGATCTGCAGGATTTTGTGGTTCAAGTTCAGAAAACCTGTCCTCTGCAGCACCTCAGCGCCTCTTCATTGCAGGACAGGATCTCAGAGGCAGTCTCCCACTGCCAG gaGATTCTTGGAATGTTTAGGTCATTTGGGTTTCCGCGAGATGTGGAAACAGCCcatcaaacacagagacagcCAGACGCAGGGTTATTTGTTGTGGCCAGAACCAAACATGTAGACCAGATTGGGAAAGTTATGCTGCAAATCCAGGACCCAAATcaggtttcacacaggacaatAGGTCTCCAGGTTTGGCCTATAAAGCAACACACGAACAAAGAGGATGGACCAACCATTGTTATACCCAATGTCCAAATCAAAATGCAGCCTCAGCCTTTGAAGGAACCAGTACATCCTCTTGCTCAAACTGTAGAAGGGGCTAAATTTTCAAAATCCCACACTCAAACTACAAGTCCAAGTCAAAATGATGGACCAAAGAACCCAAAACACCCAGTCCGAGAGGAAAAGCAAAGCTCACCCCCCTCACCAACTCAGATATCGAAACCCAGAGTAAGCGTTCTACAGAGTAATAAAACATCTCCATGGCAACCTCTCATGGTCCACGGTGAAGTTCATTCGAAAGCAAAGTCAATGGCGAGGAGCAGACTGGAGAAGGCCCGGTTTCGTCTGCAAGGACGCATCCAGCAAGCCATGAAGTTATTTGGGGGCAAAGAGATTTCAGAGACACAAGCCAAGAGGAAACAG AAAGCTTTAAAGATTCTGCAGCCTGCCATCCTCGAGGAGTTCCTGGATGCAGTGGAGGGTTTGGGGGCCTTTTGCGCTGGGCCCCAACTCCAGGACTTGATACTCCTCTCTGACTCAGTCAGAAAGCAGTGGGAG GATGTACGCAGAGAAATGGCTGCCTTTGTTCCCATCTTATGGTCTAAGATCAGAGTTGGAAAGCAGTCATTTTCTGTTGTGCAATGTGAAACGCAAACTAACGCTCTGCATGAAGCCACTGACCACACTGACCTTGAGTCTTTGCCGCAGAAACAG GCTGTCGTAGATGGAGCTGCATCTGTCGAGGAATGGGCTGAATCGCTCGAGGAGCTGTGTGAAACTCTAACACCAAGAAAATCCTCCTGCCTAGCAACAGATCAACTGAGGGAGTCAGATGAAGCACAGGAGACACAACCCAGTGACACAATGCTCCCATCTGACTG CAGGGGACGGCCGCTCCATGGAAAGACCCCGCTGAGAGCGACTGGCATATTGGCCGACACGCGGTAG